One genomic window of Polyangium aurulentum includes the following:
- a CDS encoding NADH-quinone oxidoreductase subunit N: protein MKSGLFLGLSPLLVVSLGGLLLMISEAFSHRRAEEGEHRSTGPSSELSLGTTVTLLAGAVFSAAVWFVGPEKLDGARDVAPWIIVDRFTMFFSFVLCLGGALAALLAGGYLPEHKLDRGEFYPLLIFSTVGAIILAAAGDLLSLFLGLETMSLGVYAMVGFRRASLRSTEAAVKYFLLGSFAAALLLYGGALLYGATGHTDLEGIRASLTGAGGKAPNYALVLVAAALIVAGLAFKVSAVPFHMWTPDAYEGAPTPTTTFMAVAVKSAAFATMLRVLAFGFGGESGLGSWAAGWPPIVALLAVLTMTIANLIAGRQESVKRMLAYSSIAHAGYVLVGVVATMRASEDAQGSVMFYLLAYTVSTVGAFGALILCGSRGAEAVSYEDLAGVGKRHPAAGLAFSLFLLSLAGVPPTAGFFGKLYIVKAAMGADLYPLTVILLLNSVVSAYYYLRVMVYMYMRDPAPGAPVAIPMRSGYVASALVVAAVLVLLLGIWPSTPLQIAVEAALAAR, encoded by the coding sequence ATGAAAAGCGGGCTCTTCCTAGGCCTGTCGCCGCTGCTCGTGGTCAGCCTCGGCGGCCTCTTGCTGATGATCTCGGAGGCGTTCTCGCACCGCCGCGCGGAGGAGGGCGAGCACCGCTCCACGGGCCCGTCGTCGGAGCTGTCGCTCGGCACGACGGTCACGCTGCTCGCGGGCGCCGTCTTCTCGGCGGCGGTGTGGTTCGTCGGTCCCGAGAAGCTCGACGGCGCGCGCGACGTGGCCCCGTGGATCATCGTGGACCGCTTCACGATGTTCTTCTCGTTCGTGCTCTGCCTCGGCGGAGCGCTCGCGGCGCTGCTCGCGGGCGGCTACCTGCCCGAGCACAAGCTCGATCGCGGCGAGTTCTACCCGCTGCTCATCTTCTCGACGGTCGGCGCGATCATCCTCGCCGCGGCCGGGGATCTGCTCTCGCTCTTCCTCGGCCTCGAGACGATGTCGCTCGGCGTCTACGCGATGGTGGGCTTCCGCCGCGCGTCGCTGCGCAGCACCGAGGCCGCGGTGAAGTACTTCCTGCTCGGCTCGTTCGCGGCGGCGCTCCTGCTCTACGGCGGCGCGCTGCTCTACGGCGCCACCGGGCACACCGACCTCGAGGGCATCCGCGCCTCGCTCACGGGCGCGGGCGGCAAGGCGCCGAACTACGCGCTCGTGCTCGTCGCGGCGGCGCTCATCGTGGCGGGCCTTGCGTTCAAGGTGAGCGCGGTGCCGTTCCACATGTGGACGCCCGACGCGTACGAGGGCGCGCCGACGCCGACGACGACGTTCATGGCCGTGGCCGTCAAGAGCGCGGCCTTCGCGACGATGCTGCGCGTGCTCGCGTTCGGCTTCGGCGGCGAGAGCGGCCTCGGCTCGTGGGCTGCGGGCTGGCCGCCCATCGTGGCGCTGCTCGCGGTGCTCACGATGACGATCGCGAACCTCATCGCGGGCCGGCAGGAGTCGGTGAAGCGCATGCTCGCGTACTCGAGCATCGCGCACGCGGGCTACGTGCTCGTGGGCGTCGTTGCGACGATGCGGGCGAGCGAGGACGCGCAGGGCAGCGTGATGTTCTACCTGCTCGCCTACACCGTCTCGACGGTGGGGGCCTTCGGCGCGCTGATCCTCTGCGGCAGCCGCGGGGCCGAGGCCGTGAGCTACGAGGACCTCGCGGGCGTGGGCAAGCGGCATCCGGCCGCGGGCCTCGCGTTCTCGCTGTTCCTCCTGTCGCTCGCGGGCGTGCCGCCGACGGCGGGCTTCTTCGGCAAGCTGTACATCGTCAAGGCGGCGATGGGCGCAGACCTGTACCCGCTGACGGTGATCCTGCTGCTGAACAGCGTGGTGTCGGCCTACTACTACCTACGCGTGATGGTCTACATGTACATGCGCGATCCGGCGCCCGGCGCGCCCGTGGCGATCCCGATGCGCTCGGGCTACGTGGCGAGCGCGCTGGTCGTGGCGGCCGTGCTGGTGCTCCTCCTGGGCATCTGGCCGAGCACGCCGCTCCAGATCGCCGTCGAAGCTGCGCTCGCAGCTCGCTAG
- a CDS encoding tetratricopeptide repeat protein yields MNVRAAALLALLGAAGCGDPKVIRVVDGARVEGRFIPYQAYSRYGRAAEAEARGDLDLALALYDRAAEADPDSAEIWTRLGAVRCAIVGKHAPAEDAFERAEEIDPAYEPLWRERARCAAADGRLREALGYADQALALDPNRDEVVLLYASLLERVGRVEEAERLLDALVIQRPSSVPGWLARYELALRRGDRVSAERAARELRVRAPRLSERIATEQPILSPLAEVDAAIEKGDLATARRAARHARLPAAELAVRAAALGRAELAREQAELVLGADPASSSARVALAVAADLKGDTALLATALDDAQAGVPSPPSPLARLLFAELLHRRAGRAAARAFLGPDDATEGKSAPADPLLAAVRKRVRAQLARS; encoded by the coding sequence ATGAACGTCCGCGCCGCGGCGCTCCTCGCCTTGCTCGGTGCCGCTGGATGCGGAGATCCCAAGGTGATCCGCGTCGTCGACGGCGCCAGGGTCGAAGGCCGCTTCATCCCCTACCAGGCGTACTCCCGCTACGGCCGCGCGGCCGAGGCCGAGGCGCGCGGGGACCTCGACCTCGCGCTCGCGCTCTACGACCGCGCAGCCGAGGCCGATCCCGACAGCGCCGAGATCTGGACGCGGCTCGGCGCCGTGCGGTGCGCGATCGTCGGCAAGCACGCGCCGGCCGAGGACGCGTTCGAGCGAGCCGAGGAGATCGATCCCGCCTACGAGCCGCTGTGGCGCGAGCGAGCCCGCTGCGCCGCCGCCGACGGGCGCCTGCGCGAGGCCCTCGGGTACGCCGATCAGGCCCTCGCACTCGATCCGAACCGCGACGAGGTCGTCCTGCTCTACGCCTCGCTGCTCGAGCGCGTGGGCCGCGTGGAGGAGGCCGAGCGGCTGCTCGACGCGCTCGTCATCCAGCGGCCGTCTTCGGTGCCCGGATGGCTCGCGCGCTACGAGCTCGCGCTGCGGCGGGGCGATCGCGTGTCCGCCGAGCGCGCAGCCCGCGAGCTGCGCGTTCGAGCGCCGCGTTTGTCGGAGCGGATCGCGACGGAGCAGCCGATCCTCTCGCCCCTCGCCGAGGTGGACGCGGCGATCGAGAAGGGGGACCTCGCCACCGCACGGCGCGCAGCGCGTCACGCGCGCCTGCCAGCGGCCGAGCTCGCCGTGCGTGCGGCCGCGCTCGGTCGCGCCGAGCTCGCGCGGGAACAGGCAGAGTTGGTCCTCGGCGCCGACCCTGCATCGAGCTCGGCCCGCGTCGCGCTCGCGGTGGCGGCGGATCTGAAGGGCGACACGGCGCTGCTCGCGACGGCGCTCGACGACGCGCAGGCGGGCGTGCCCTCGCCGCCTTCGCCCCTCGCGCGGCTGCTCTTCGCGGAGCTGCTCCACCGCCGCGCGGGCCGGGCTGCGGCGCGCGCGTTCCTCGGTCCGGACGACGCGACCGAGGGCAAGAGCGCGCCAGCCGATCCGTTGCTCGCAGCCGTACGCAAGCGCGTGCGGGCGCAGCTCGCGCGCTCCTGA
- a CDS encoding complex I subunit 4 family protein: MSALDNLFQYWPAVAAGAVGASVPRTASTKTRVGLGFVAAVTVLFVLSLWPSEGAAQQAAVPGEWPHLLNLLVGLPLVGAAAVLFMPRQMLSLLRGFTYLVLGIGFVASLWLLSVPMSAGWHFQYIKDWMPALGIRYHVAVDGISLWLILLTTFITPIAAYASFGSIKTRIKELCFALLLLQGAMIGAFVALDLFLFYLFWELMLVPMFLMIGVWGGVERIKAAIKFFLYTMAGSMLMLAAIVYIVWTHQKLTGQFSFDYLALSRVVLPKSTQVLCFWAFSIAFFIKVPMWPVHTWLPDAHVQAPTGGSVILAAVMLKLGTYAYMRFSMGLFPGPASNLSANLAGVAILGGILYGALVAWKQRDVKRLVAYSSVAHLGFVMLGLFTATPSGMQGSVLTMVNHGVSTGALFLLVGVIYDRRHTREVDEFGGLAKVMPIYATVFLIVTFASVGVPGTNGFIGEFLVIMGTFMSERLGKFAGIHTVGAAAGVILAAVYMLYVVQKMFFGPLSNPKNKGLPDLTPRESLALAPLVLMIFVIGFFPSLFLDRMKDSVQLTYNQFKVVSGQAILFADDRDAKLLPEDTFAPAFLKGAPRKAEEPAAEGSQAQNAGANEGTVAQ; encoded by the coding sequence GTGAGCGCGCTCGACAACCTCTTCCAATACTGGCCCGCGGTCGCGGCCGGCGCCGTGGGCGCCTCCGTGCCGCGGACTGCGTCGACGAAGACGCGCGTCGGGCTCGGCTTCGTCGCCGCGGTGACCGTGCTCTTCGTGCTCTCGCTCTGGCCGAGCGAGGGCGCGGCGCAGCAGGCGGCGGTGCCTGGCGAGTGGCCGCACCTGCTCAACCTGCTCGTGGGCCTGCCCCTCGTGGGCGCGGCGGCGGTGCTGTTCATGCCCCGCCAGATGCTGAGCCTCCTGCGCGGCTTCACCTACCTGGTGCTCGGCATCGGCTTCGTGGCCTCGCTGTGGCTGCTCTCCGTGCCGATGAGCGCGGGCTGGCACTTCCAGTACATCAAGGACTGGATGCCGGCGCTCGGCATTCGCTACCACGTGGCGGTCGACGGCATCAGCCTGTGGCTGATCCTGCTGACGACGTTCATCACGCCGATCGCGGCCTACGCGTCGTTCGGCTCGATCAAGACGCGCATCAAGGAGCTGTGCTTCGCGCTCTTGCTCCTGCAGGGCGCGATGATCGGCGCGTTCGTCGCGCTCGACCTGTTCCTGTTCTACCTGTTCTGGGAGCTGATGCTCGTCCCGATGTTCCTGATGATCGGGGTCTGGGGCGGCGTCGAGCGCATCAAGGCGGCGATCAAGTTCTTCCTCTACACGATGGCCGGCTCGATGCTGATGCTGGCCGCGATCGTGTACATCGTCTGGACGCACCAGAAGCTGACGGGGCAGTTCTCGTTCGACTACCTCGCGCTGTCGCGCGTCGTGCTGCCCAAGTCGACGCAGGTGCTCTGCTTCTGGGCGTTCTCGATCGCCTTCTTCATCAAGGTGCCCATGTGGCCGGTGCACACGTGGTTGCCCGACGCGCACGTGCAAGCGCCGACGGGCGGCTCGGTGATCCTGGCCGCCGTGATGCTGAAGCTCGGCACGTACGCCTACATGCGCTTCTCGATGGGCCTGTTCCCGGGCCCGGCGTCGAACCTGTCGGCGAACCTCGCGGGCGTCGCCATCCTGGGCGGCATCCTCTACGGCGCGCTCGTCGCGTGGAAGCAGCGCGACGTGAAGCGCCTGGTCGCCTACTCGTCGGTCGCCCACCTCGGCTTCGTCATGCTCGGCCTGTTCACGGCGACGCCGTCGGGCATGCAGGGCTCGGTGCTGACGATGGTCAACCACGGCGTGTCGACCGGCGCGCTCTTCCTCCTCGTCGGCGTCATCTACGACCGGCGCCACACGCGCGAGGTGGACGAGTTCGGCGGCCTCGCCAAGGTGATGCCGATCTACGCGACGGTGTTCCTCATCGTGACCTTCGCCTCGGTCGGCGTGCCCGGCACCAACGGGTTCATCGGCGAGTTCCTGGTCATCATGGGGACGTTCATGTCCGAGCGGCTCGGCAAGTTCGCCGGGATCCACACGGTGGGCGCCGCGGCGGGCGTCATCCTCGCGGCGGTGTACATGCTCTACGTGGTCCAGAAGATGTTCTTCGGGCCGCTGTCGAACCCCAAGAACAAGGGCCTGCCCGATCTGACGCCGCGCGAGTCGCTCGCGCTCGCGCCGCTCGTGCTGATGATCTTCGTCATCGGGTTCTTCCCCTCGCTCTTCCTCGACCGCATGAAGGACTCGGTCCAGCTCACCTACAACCAGTTCAAGGTGGTGTCGGGCCAGGCGATCCTGTTCGCCGACGACCGTGACGCCAAGCTCTTGCCCGAGGACACGTTCGCGCCTGCGTTCTTGAAGGGCGCGCCGCGGAAGGCCGAGGAGCCAGCCGCGGAGGGCTCGCAGGCCCAGAACGCCGGGGCGAACGAGGGGACGGTGGCGCAATGA
- the mvaD gene encoding diphosphomevalonate decarboxylase, producing MTPRTATATAHPNIALAKYWGKREDGVNQPAVPSFSVTLAGMTTTTTVTFDPALDADTFLLGGAPATGGPVTRVVGLLDRVRKAAGLEGVRARVESANDFPTASGLASSASGFAALALAATAAAGLDPEPARVSDLARRSSVSAARSVFGGFVELPIGGVGEADLAAVPVAPADHLPLRVVVAVTREGPKAIGSTDGMLHTVRTSPYFAAWVASAPALFSRVREAVLARDYEALGAAVEESALAMHASSIAARPAIIYWIGATVEVLEAVRGMRARGLLAYATIDAGPHVKVLTTPADEAAVIAALGQVPGVKRTIVTQPGEGARLVTPRAEGEKRP from the coding sequence TTGACGCCCCGCACCGCGACCGCCACCGCCCACCCCAACATCGCGCTCGCGAAGTACTGGGGGAAGCGCGAAGACGGCGTCAACCAGCCCGCCGTGCCGAGCTTCTCGGTGACGCTCGCCGGCATGACGACGACCACCACGGTCACCTTCGACCCGGCGCTCGACGCTGACACGTTCCTGCTCGGCGGCGCGCCCGCGACCGGGGGCCCCGTGACGCGCGTGGTCGGGCTGCTCGATCGCGTGCGCAAGGCCGCAGGGCTCGAGGGGGTCCGCGCGCGCGTCGAGAGCGCCAACGACTTCCCCACGGCCTCGGGCCTCGCCTCGAGCGCCTCCGGGTTCGCGGCCCTCGCGCTCGCGGCGACGGCGGCAGCGGGGCTCGATCCCGAGCCCGCGCGCGTCAGCGATCTCGCGCGGCGCAGCTCGGTGTCGGCTGCGCGCTCGGTGTTCGGCGGGTTCGTCGAGCTTCCGATCGGAGGCGTGGGCGAGGCGGATCTCGCAGCCGTGCCCGTCGCGCCTGCCGATCACCTGCCGCTGCGCGTCGTCGTCGCCGTCACGCGCGAGGGGCCCAAGGCCATCGGCTCGACCGACGGCATGCTCCACACGGTGCGCACGAGCCCCTACTTCGCGGCCTGGGTCGCGTCTGCGCCCGCGCTCTTCTCGCGCGTGCGCGAGGCGGTGCTCGCCCGCGACTACGAGGCGCTCGGAGCCGCCGTCGAGGAGAGCGCGCTCGCGATGCATGCGAGCTCGATCGCCGCGCGCCCGGCGATCATCTACTGGATCGGCGCGACCGTCGAGGTGCTCGAGGCGGTCCGCGGCATGCGCGCGCGGGGGCTCCTTGCATACGCGACCATCGACGCAGGTCCGCACGTCAAGGTGCTCACGACGCCCGCGGACGAGGCGGCCGTCATCGCCGCGCTCGGGCAGGTGCCCGGCGTGAAGAGGACGATCGTGACGCAGCCTGGCGAGGGCGCGCGGCTCGTGACGCCGCGGGCGGAGGGCGAGAAGAGACCGTGA
- the mvk gene encoding mevalonate kinase: MTLPESAEAAACGKVILLGEHAVVYGVPAIVAGIDRGAKAVARRRASGPSELSLGGDTFAAEPEGKDDRARAFAALLAVEPALGPVSVEARSDLPAGGGLGSSAALAVAIARAAEALAVRTGESVDAREARVLERAAAWERVFHGNPSGVDAMAAARGGCFRFQRGEEVRPIAPRTDLVVCVGSSGKPSSTRETVGLIASLRARRPEVVDRSIEAIGVLVKNATLAIEAGDLRAVGSFMDLNQMLLTGLWVSTADLDYMCELARGAGALGAKLTGGGGGGSVIALVPPATTNDPAEGAQRILDAWKRAGFDGFVARIPAGTPNRSGGSA; encoded by the coding sequence GTGACGCTCCCCGAAAGCGCCGAGGCCGCTGCGTGCGGCAAGGTGATCCTGCTCGGCGAGCACGCGGTCGTCTACGGCGTGCCCGCCATCGTGGCGGGCATCGATCGCGGTGCGAAGGCGGTCGCGAGGAGGCGCGCCTCGGGCCCGAGCGAGCTTTCGCTCGGCGGCGACACGTTCGCGGCCGAGCCCGAGGGCAAAGACGATCGCGCCCGGGCGTTCGCGGCGCTGCTCGCGGTCGAGCCCGCGCTCGGGCCCGTGAGCGTCGAGGCGAGGAGCGATCTGCCCGCGGGCGGAGGTCTCGGCAGCTCGGCGGCGCTCGCGGTGGCGATCGCGCGCGCGGCGGAGGCGCTCGCCGTGCGCACGGGCGAGAGCGTGGACGCGCGTGAGGCGCGCGTGCTCGAGCGAGCGGCGGCCTGGGAGCGTGTCTTCCACGGAAACCCCTCGGGCGTCGACGCGATGGCCGCGGCGCGCGGCGGATGCTTCCGCTTTCAGCGCGGCGAGGAAGTCCGTCCCATCGCGCCCCGAACCGACCTCGTCGTGTGCGTCGGCTCCAGCGGCAAGCCCTCGTCGACGCGCGAGACCGTGGGGCTCATCGCCTCGCTGCGCGCGCGCCGCCCCGAGGTCGTCGACCGCTCGATCGAGGCCATCGGCGTGCTCGTGAAGAACGCGACGCTCGCGATCGAGGCAGGCGACTTGCGGGCGGTGGGATCGTTCATGGATCTGAACCAGATGCTCCTCACGGGGCTCTGGGTGTCCACGGCCGACCTCGACTACATGTGCGAGCTCGCGCGGGGCGCCGGGGCCCTGGGCGCGAAGCTCACGGGCGGAGGCGGAGGCGGATCGGTGATCGCGCTCGTGCCGCCCGCGACGACGAACGATCCGGCCGAGGGCGCGCAGCGCATCCTCGACGCCTGGAAGAGAGCCGGCTTCGATGGCTTCGTGGCGCGCATCCCGGCAGGCACGCCGAACCGCTCAGGAGGATCCGCTTGA
- the hisC gene encoding histidinol-phosphate transaminase, which produces MNTLPRFASILRPELAEMVAYVPHPGAYEVRLDANEAPPLLSPEAHARLARALVPPALQRYPDPRSQELREAIAAHAGATPDEVLAGAGSDEVIALLLGALDRPREGLSSATIVTTTPTFVMYRHSARARGIKTIEVPLDARWDLDVGGMKRAIEFGRPNIIFVATPNNPTGGAMSEERLRAVIEAAPDALVVIDEAYVAFAQKSAASLRGAYPNVAVLGTLSKIGFASLRVGWVVAPAELIAEVDKVRQPYNLSIPQQRGATFVLREMRAEIEAVKTFVVAERERIAGELRRMGIEVTPSEANFLWIETPHPAVEVFESLAKKGVLVRSFGARGGRLSRRLRVTVGLTHENDRLLEALAEWT; this is translated from the coding sequence ATGAACACCCTGCCCCGCTTCGCCTCGATCCTCCGCCCCGAACTCGCCGAGATGGTGGCCTACGTGCCCCACCCCGGCGCGTACGAGGTGCGGCTCGACGCCAACGAAGCCCCGCCGCTGCTCTCCCCCGAAGCCCACGCCCGCCTCGCCAGAGCGCTCGTGCCGCCGGCGTTGCAGCGCTACCCGGACCCGCGCTCGCAGGAGCTGCGCGAGGCCATTGCGGCCCACGCGGGAGCAACACCGGACGAGGTGCTGGCAGGGGCAGGATCGGACGAGGTGATCGCGCTCCTGCTCGGCGCGCTCGATCGGCCGCGCGAAGGACTGTCCTCGGCGACGATCGTCACGACCACGCCGACGTTCGTCATGTACCGGCACAGCGCGCGGGCGCGCGGCATCAAGACGATCGAGGTCCCGCTCGACGCGCGCTGGGATCTCGACGTCGGCGGCATGAAGCGCGCGATCGAGTTCGGCCGCCCCAACATCATCTTCGTTGCAACACCAAACAACCCGACCGGCGGCGCGATGAGCGAGGAGCGCCTTCGAGCCGTGATCGAGGCCGCCCCCGACGCGCTCGTCGTGATCGACGAGGCCTACGTCGCCTTCGCGCAGAAGAGCGCCGCGAGCCTGCGAGGCGCCTACCCCAACGTGGCCGTGCTCGGCACGCTCTCGAAGATCGGGTTCGCCTCGCTGCGCGTCGGCTGGGTCGTCGCGCCCGCCGAGCTCATCGCCGAGGTCGACAAGGTGCGCCAGCCCTACAACCTCTCCATCCCCCAGCAGCGCGGGGCGACCTTCGTGCTGCGCGAGATGCGCGCCGAGATCGAGGCCGTGAAGACGTTCGTCGTCGCCGAGCGCGAGCGCATCGCCGGAGAGCTTCGGCGCATGGGGATCGAGGTCACGCCGAGCGAGGCGAACTTCCTCTGGATCGAGACCCCGCACCCCGCCGTCGAGGTCTTCGAAAGCCTCGCGAAGAAGGGCGTGCTCGTGCGCAGCTTCGGAGCGCGCGGCGGGCGCCTGTCGCGCCGGCTGCGCGTGACCGTGGGCCTGACGCACGAGAACGATCGCCTGCTCGAGGCGCTCGCGGAGTGGACATGA
- a CDS encoding hydroxymethylglutaryl-CoA reductase, degradative produces MMTDDSNPTLPSLRTLPLPKRRDEVARLAGLAREEIERALATGGLDCDTADAMVENALGTLALPFGVAPGVRVNGVDYLVPMAIEEPSVVAAASHASKRVRSAGGFKATVDPSMMVAQIEVHDVADPAGALLRIEEAQTELVRRANEAVQGLVARGGGAKRVSTRDLGDGMIVTHVHVDCRDAMGANLLNTVAEALGARVAELAGGTLGLRILSNYCDERITRVTASLPVDALGDSRTKGIDAARGIARASLFAERDPYRAVTHNKGIMNGVDAVVLATGNDWRAVEAGAHAHASRSGAYRPLATWRLSDDERSLEGQIEIPLALGVVGGALRAHPGARLALALLRVTSAAELAAVAAATGLATNLAALRALSTEGIQRGHMALHHRATAAKLPR; encoded by the coding sequence ATGATGACCGACGACTCGAACCCCACCCTCCCCTCGCTGCGCACCCTCCCCTTGCCCAAGCGCCGCGACGAGGTCGCGCGCCTCGCCGGCCTCGCTCGTGAGGAGATCGAGCGCGCCCTCGCCACGGGCGGCCTCGACTGCGACACAGCCGACGCGATGGTCGAGAACGCGCTCGGCACGCTCGCCCTGCCCTTCGGCGTCGCGCCCGGCGTGCGCGTCAACGGCGTCGATTACCTCGTGCCCATGGCGATCGAGGAGCCCAGCGTCGTCGCCGCCGCCTCGCACGCCTCGAAGCGCGTGCGCAGCGCAGGCGGCTTCAAGGCCACGGTCGACCCGTCGATGATGGTCGCCCAGATCGAGGTGCACGACGTGGCCGATCCCGCGGGAGCCCTCCTGCGGATCGAGGAGGCCCAGACCGAGCTGGTCCGCCGCGCCAACGAGGCCGTGCAAGGGCTCGTCGCGCGTGGCGGCGGCGCCAAGCGCGTGAGCACGCGCGATCTCGGCGACGGCATGATCGTCACGCACGTGCACGTCGACTGCCGCGACGCGATGGGCGCCAACCTGCTCAACACCGTGGCCGAGGCGCTCGGCGCGCGCGTGGCCGAACTCGCAGGCGGCACGCTCGGGCTGCGCATCCTGTCGAACTACTGCGACGAGCGCATCACGCGCGTCACGGCGAGCCTGCCCGTCGACGCCCTCGGCGACTCACGCACGAAGGGGATCGACGCCGCGCGCGGCATCGCGCGAGCCTCGCTCTTCGCCGAGCGCGATCCGTACCGCGCCGTCACGCACAACAAGGGGATCATGAACGGCGTCGACGCGGTCGTCCTCGCCACCGGCAACGACTGGCGCGCGGTCGAGGCCGGCGCTCACGCCCACGCCTCGCGCTCGGGCGCTTACCGCCCGCTCGCCACCTGGCGCCTGTCGGACGACGAGCGCTCGCTCGAAGGCCAGATCGAGATCCCGCTCGCCCTCGGCGTCGTCGGCGGCGCCCTGCGCGCCCACCCCGGCGCGCGCCTCGCCCTCGCCCTGCTCCGGGTGACGTCCGCGGCGGAGCTTGCCGCCGTCGCGGCCGCGACGGGCCTCGCCACGAACCTCGCCGCCCTGCGCGCCCTGTCGACCGAAGGCATCCAGCGCGGCCACATGGCCCTGCACCACCGCGCGACGGCGGCTAAGCTGCCGCGCTAG
- a CDS encoding polyprenyl synthetase family protein, giving the protein MNPGQTAPTTSAGNNAFLDLLARIRPEIERRIESRFDAKVARTRTYGPDVAAMVEAARELTVRGGKRFRAGLIAAGFQVTAGEGPLEAAIDAGVAFELLQTYLLIQDDWMDGDTTRRGGPSVHAALTARLGDPQRGASSAILASDLTWGLALETLSSIDLPAPRLLEVLRLFLRVHEDVVIGQQIDVLGKAEDVEAMHDLKTGSYTVRGPLLLGAALAGAPNALREGLVRFAAPIGIAFQLRDDLLGTFGDPAETGKPVGNDLVAGKRTALVAEAHRLASENELSALVRVLGRPDASEAEIRAATGAIVSSGARRAVEDRLHALCDEAEAISGGLGVSAAGRALLMGAVAALRVPRSRGPEGRA; this is encoded by the coding sequence ATGAACCCCGGTCAGACAGCCCCGACCACGAGCGCGGGCAACAATGCGTTCCTGGACCTGCTCGCCCGCATCCGCCCCGAGATCGAGCGCCGCATCGAGTCGCGCTTCGACGCGAAGGTCGCCCGCACGCGCACCTACGGCCCCGACGTCGCCGCCATGGTCGAGGCCGCGCGCGAGCTGACCGTGCGAGGGGGAAAGCGCTTCCGCGCGGGGCTCATCGCGGCAGGCTTCCAGGTGACCGCCGGCGAGGGCCCGCTCGAGGCCGCGATCGACGCCGGCGTGGCCTTCGAGCTGCTCCAGACCTATCTCCTCATCCAGGACGACTGGATGGACGGCGACACCACGCGCCGCGGCGGGCCGAGCGTTCACGCAGCCCTCACCGCACGGCTCGGCGACCCGCAGCGCGGCGCCTCGTCGGCCATCCTCGCGAGCGATCTGACCTGGGGGCTCGCGCTCGAGACGCTGTCGTCGATCGACCTGCCCGCGCCTCGCCTGCTCGAGGTCCTGCGGCTGTTCCTGCGCGTGCACGAGGACGTCGTCATCGGCCAGCAGATCGACGTGCTCGGCAAGGCGGAGGACGTCGAGGCCATGCACGATCTCAAGACCGGCAGCTACACCGTACGCGGGCCGCTCCTGCTCGGCGCCGCGCTCGCCGGAGCCCCGAACGCGCTGCGCGAGGGCCTCGTGCGCTTCGCGGCCCCGATCGGCATCGCCTTCCAGCTCCGCGACGATCTGCTCGGCACCTTCGGCGATCCGGCCGAGACCGGAAAGCCCGTGGGCAACGATCTCGTCGCGGGCAAGCGCACCGCGCTCGTCGCCGAGGCCCATCGCCTCGCCAGCGAGAACGAGCTGTCGGCGCTCGTGCGCGTCCTCGGTCGGCCCGACGCGAGCGAGGCCGAGATCCGCGCGGCCACCGGAGCGATCGTGTCGTCGGGCGCGCGGCGCGCGGTGGAGGATCGCTTGCACGCGCTCTGCGACGAGGCCGAGGCGATCTCGGGAGGGCTCGGCGTGAGCGCGGCGGGCCGAGCGCTGCTCATGGGCGCGGTCGCGGCCCTGCGCGTGCCGCGATCGAGAGGGCCGGAGGGGCGCGCGTGA
- a CDS encoding mevalonate kinase, which produces MIARAPGKIVISGAYAVLEGAPAIVAAVDRYVVADGARSSAIVTEEVLAAMSVGVLDQVPWFDASGLRARLPDGTSRKIGLGSSSAILVASLGAAIAEQIPEEDKLRREILPIALAAHRQAQPSGSGIDVVASVRGEVTKCILRPDGAIKVEPFQLPAGLHLQVYACPTASSTSKLLEQVRDLRKNNAALYRSLMDSASAGSMSAATAADAGSFVRALSLQTEALGTLGKLAKAPIVIDAVRELRAIAVDEEATFGPSGAGGGDIALWAGLGPPSEAFRARAAELRLEPLEMKIGARGLHIERG; this is translated from the coding sequence GTGATCGCGCGCGCGCCCGGCAAGATCGTCATCTCGGGCGCTTACGCCGTGCTCGAGGGCGCACCCGCGATCGTGGCGGCCGTCGATCGCTACGTGGTGGCCGACGGCGCGCGCTCCTCGGCGATCGTCACCGAAGAGGTGCTCGCCGCGATGAGCGTGGGCGTGCTCGATCAGGTCCCCTGGTTCGACGCCTCCGGCCTCCGCGCGCGCCTGCCCGACGGCACGAGCCGCAAGATCGGCCTCGGATCGAGCTCCGCCATCCTCGTCGCCTCGCTCGGCGCGGCCATCGCCGAGCAGATCCCCGAAGAGGACAAGCTGCGCCGCGAGATCCTCCCCATCGCGCTCGCCGCGCACCGCCAGGCTCAGCCGAGCGGCAGCGGCATCGACGTCGTGGCGAGCGTGCGCGGCGAGGTGACCAAGTGCATCCTGCGCCCCGACGGCGCGATCAAGGTCGAGCCCTTCCAGCTCCCCGCAGGCCTGCACCTGCAAGTCTACGCCTGCCCCACCGCATCCTCGACGAGCAAGCTGCTCGAGCAGGTGCGCGATCTGCGCAAGAACAACGCCGCGCTCTACCGCTCGCTGATGGACAGCGCGAGCGCCGGCTCGATGTCCGCAGCCACCGCCGCCGACGCCGGGAGCTTCGTGCGCGCGCTGTCCCTGCAGACCGAGGCGCTCGGCACGCTGGGCAAGCTCGCCAAGGCCCCGATCGTGATCGACGCGGTGCGCGAGCTGCGCGCGATCGCCGTCGACGAGGAGGCCACCTTCGGCCCGAGCGGAGCGGGCGGCGGCGACATCGCGCTCTGGGCTGGCCTCGGTCCCCCGTCGGAGGCCTTCCGCGCACGCGCGGCCGAGCTGCGGCTCGAGCCCCTCGAGATGAAGATCGGCGCGCGCGGGCTGCACATCGAGCGTGGTTGA